DNA from Pseudomonas mendocina:
AGTTGCTGGTCAGCCAGGTCGCGCGATTCGCCATAGAAGGGGGTGTTACCGAAAGTCAGCAGCGCCCCCAGCAAGCCGGTGTGCATCAGCGTCAACAGTATGGCCATCAGCGCGTGTGGCACCTGGTTGGGACTGGCACGCAGGCACGACCACCAGAACAGCCAGGCGCTGAACAGAAAGCAGGCATGCTCGACCACGTGCCACCAGGTGTTTTCCAGCGCCAGCATGTACAGGCTGGGGGTGTGCCAGACCCAGATCATCGCGCCGTGCAGCATGGCCAGCGCCACCGGGTAGCGACCGCTGCGCAGGATGCTGGCGTATAGCGGCTGAATCTTCGGGCCGAGCGCCGCGCGCCATTGCGGCAGCGGCCGGGCGAGCGCCCAGAACGGGGCAATGACGATCATGAACAGCATGTGCTGAACCATATGCAGGCTGGTGCTGTTCTCCGCCCAGTCGTCGAACGGGCCGAATACCGCAAGCGCGGTGATGACCATGGCCAGGTGCATCCACAGCGCCTCGCGGCCATGCGGCCGCACCTTGCGACAACCGATGATGTACAGCAGCCAGCCCGTGCCAAGCAGCAGCGCACTGAGCCAGACCGGCAGGCGTTCTTCGAGGTGGCCGTCGAACAATCCGTGAGCGGCGGCAATGCCAGGGAACGAAACAAGCAGGGCAATACCGATCAAACGCATGGAGGCAGGCTCAGAGTCGGGATGGCGATAAACAGTGTGGCGATGGCACTGATCAGATGAACGCCAGCGGCCAGTCGCGCGGCGAAACAGCGCGCATGGCGCTCGACCTCACGCCGGGCGGCTAGCTGGAACAACCGTGCCAGCCACAGCAGCAGCGCCATGGTGAGCAGGCTGAACAGACCGAGTACGGCACTCAGCCAGTTCCACTGGCCTTGCTCCGGCGCGGGCGGAGCGAGTGCGCAGCCCACCGACAGACCACCGTAAAGCGCGACGAACCACAGGCTCCACAGCACCAGCCCGAGCGGAATCTGGATAGGGTTGTAGGGTGAGCACAGCGGCTGCATCAGACACCTCCGAAGGTCGGTGGGAACAGCACCACCGAGCAGTAGGTGATCCACAGCACCACCAGGTTGTATTGCCAGAGCTGCTCGACTACCAGTGGCTCGTATGGCGTCAGCGCGCAGACGTAGCCGTGATACACGCGCAGCGCCTGCAGGGCACTGAGGATGGCCGCCAGCAGGCAATGCACCAGGCTGTAGACCAGCAGCACCACGATCACAGCGTCATGGGCGGTGGCGCGCGGCGCCAGATCGCCACCCAACAGCGTCCATAACAGCAGCGCCGATTGCAGCAGACCGAGGGCGGCGATACCGACGAAGCAGGTGAGCAGGGTGCGCGGTTCGCCCTGGCCTTTGCGCAGCCGCTTGAGCACTGGTCGCTGCCAGAGCACCGCGACGGCGAGCAACACGCCACTGACCAGCAGCAGGCGCTGATCGATCACCGGTGCATCGGGCACCAGCCAGTTGGGCGATACCGTCCACAAGTAGAACCAGCCGAACAGCAGCGCCAGATACAGGGCACCGTTGGCCAGTAGTGTCACGCCCATGCCCCACAGACCGGGGCCGTCGCAGGTGCGCGAGTGCAGCGGTGGCTCGCCAGGCTGGACTTTGGCATCCGGTGCGGCGTTCGGGTGAGCGCCGTTCTCCCAGCTCCAGCGAAAAAGAATTACCAGCGCGGCGACGGTGGCCGCCAGCGACACCCAGTAGAACTTGCTCAGCAGGCCCAGGCAGACCACCGCGATAAAGCAGGAGGCGATGAAGGGCAGCCAGCTATTGCCGGGCAGGTGGATGATCTCGCGCACCTTGCCGGTCAGCGGCTCGACACCCCAGGTTTCCCGGCGACCGTGGTCGATCACCGTTAGCGCGTGCTCGCCACGGGCGATGCTTTCCAGCAGATCCGGGTTCTCCCACAACGGGTGGCGTTGGGTGACCTTGGCCAGGCTGACGAAGTTGTAGGGGCAGGGCGGCAGGCTGGTGGCCCACTCCATGGTGTCGGCCTTCCACGGGTTCTTCGGCGCCGGCTGGCCGAAACGAAAGTGCAGGACGATGTCGAGCAGGATGGTGGCAATCCCCATCGCCATGATGAAGCTGCCGATGGACGACACCAGGTTGGGCAAGTCCCAGCCCAGGCCGGCCTCGTAGGTATAGATACGCCGCGGCATGCCCATCAGCCCTGTCCAGTGCATGATCAGGAAGGTGACGTTGAAGCCGATGAACACCAGCCAGAATCCCCACTTGCCCAGGCGCGCCGATGGCATGCGTCCGGAGAAATGCGGCAGCCAGTAATAGATGCCGGCCAGCAGCGGGAAGAACATGCCGCCCACCAGCACGTAGTGCATGTGCGCCACCACGAAATGGGTGTCGTGCACCTGCCAGTCGAACGGCACCAGGGCCAGCATCACCCCGGTCAGCCCACCGCAGACGAAGATGATCAGAAAGCCTACCAGCCACAACATTGGTACGTGGTATTGCGGCCGTCCCAGCCACAAGGTGGCGATCCAGGCGAATACCTGGATACCCGTGGGCACTGCCACCAGCATGCTCGCTGCCGAGAAGAACGCCTGCGCCAACTGTGGAATGCCCACGGTGAACATATGGTGCACCCACAGTCCGAAGCTGATGAAACCGGTCGTGAGGATCGCCAGCACCACCCACCGATAGCCCACCAGCGGGCGCTGGCAGAACACCGGCAGCAGGGTCGAGACGATGCCCGCAGCAGGCAGGAAGATGATGTACACCTCAGGATGGCCGAACAGCCAGAACAGGTGTTGCCAGAGGATCGGATCACCGCCGCGCGCCACTTCGAAGAACGGCATGCCGAGCGCGCGCTCCAACTCCAGCAGGATGCTGCCGAGGATCAGCGGCGGGAAGCCGACCACGATCATCATCGCCATGACCAGGATGTACCAGGCGTAGATCGGCATCTTGTTCAGCGACATGCCTTCGGCGCGAGTACGCAGGATCGACACCACCAGTTCGACGCCGGCCGATACTGCGGAGATTTCCACGAAGGTGATACCGATCAGCCAGAAGTCCGAGTTCGGCCCCGGCGTATGCACCGCACTGGACAGTGGCGTGTACATGAACCAGCCGGCCTTCGGTGCGATGCCCAGCAACAGGCTGGCGCAAAGGATCAGCCCACCGAACAGGTAGCACCAGTAGCCCAGGGCCGACAGGCGCGGAAACACCAGGTCGCGCGCGCCGAGCATCTTCGGGATCAGGTAGACCGCCAGACCTTCCATCATCGGCACGGCGAACAGGAACATCATCACCGTGCCGTGCATGGTGAAGACCTGGTTGTAGATGTCCGGTTCGAGGAATGTGTAGCCTGGTATCGCCAACTGCGTGCGCACCAACATGGCCAGCAGCCCGCCGAACAGGAAGAAGCCCAGCCCTGTGAGCATGAAACGGATACCGATGGTGCTGTGGTTGACGATGGTCAGGGCTTTCCAGCCGCGCGGGTTGCCCCAGACTTCGTTGAACTGGTCGTGCAACTGATCCAGATCGTGGGCCTTGTCGGTCTTGTCGTTGCTCACGGTGCCAGGGTCTCCAGCCAGTCTGCGATGGCGCTGAGGTGGTCGGGGTCGAGGTCGTCATTGAGCGGCATGGCGTTGCCAGGTTTGAGCCGCTGATGCTCCTGCAACCAGCGCAGGACGGCTCCGGGCTCGTTTGCCAGCACGCCGGCGCCGAGACTGGCGCGCGAGCCGAGATCAGTCAGATCCGGCGCTCGCTGACCATCGGTAATGCCCACCACGCGGTGGCATTCGCCGCAGCGAGCGGCGAAGGTTGCGCCGGCCGCGCCGGGGAGGGCGGTGACCTGCGGTTCACGGCGAGCCTGCAGCCAGGCCTCGAAGTCGTCTTCTTCATGCGCCTGCACATTGAGGATCATGTGGGTGTGCTGGGTTCCGCAGAACTCCGAGCACTGACCACGAAAGGTGCCGGGCAGGTCGGCCTGCAGGCGGATCTTGTTGTGACGGCCAGGAATCATGTCGATCTTGCCGCCCAGTCGTGGCACCCAGAAGGCGTGGATCACATCGGCGCTGGTGACGTCCAGATCCACCGGCCGGCCCACAGGCAGGTGCAACTGATTGGCGGTCACCACACCGCTATCCGGGTAGCGCACCTCCCACCACCACTGGTGCCCGATCACCTCGATGCGCAGGGGCTGCTCGCCGACCAGGGGCAGCGGCAGCATGCGATGCCCGATGGGAATGCCGAAGATCAGCAGCAGGATGATGCTCGCGCTGGGCAATATCAGGCCGCCACCGACCAGCCAGCGCAAGGTGATCACCCGCGCTCTTTGCGCATCGACCTGGCGCGGTGCACGGCGCATGGCGTACACCCATAGCGCGGTGACCACCAACAGCACGACGCTGGAGAAACCGCACATTACCCACCACAGGATCGCCACCTCACGAGCCATTGGTCCTGCTGGGTCGAGCGCCGATTGCGGCCCTGAACAGGCAGAGATAAGCGGAACTGCCAGCATGAGTGTGGTCAATTGCAGGCACGGGTAACGTCTTTGGCGCTGCCGGGTATCTTCACTCACCTGCTCTGGGAGGGCCGGATGGCCGAAGTCAACGAACCTATCGTCAGTCGCGCAGCCATTGCCGGGCATCCGTTGCATCCGATGATGATCCACTTTCCGGTTGCCGCATTGCTCGGTCTGGTGGCCAGCGACCTCGCCTACCTGTTGCTGGGCGATCCATTCTGGGCACGGGCCAGCCTGTGGCTGGCCGGGGTCGGTGCCTTCGGCGGCTGGATAGCGAGCCTGGCCGGCCTGGTCGATCTGCTCACCGTCACCAGCATCCGTCGCAAGATCACTGCCTGGTGCCACGCCATCATCGCCGTGATGATGCTGTCGCTGGCCTCGCTGAACTGGTTGCTGCGCTACGCCGGGGCGGAGCAGGGGATGGAACTCTGGGGACTCTATCTGTCGCTGCTGACAGCCTTGCTGATCGCTGTCGCCGCTTACCTGGGCGGTCGTCTGGTGTACGAGTATGGCGTCGGGGTGGATACCAGCGTCTGAACATTCGCCGCAGTATCCCTCTGCTCCGACAATGGGCTGTGAGCGGGAGCCGTACATGGCGATATCGAGTCCTCTTTCAGAAGGGTTTGGCCAGTACCAGCCAGAGGGTGAGACTGATCAACGTGGCGATGAGCACACCGATGCTCACGCACTGCCCCCCAACCGCAGGTTGCGGGTCGCGCTCGATCCGCAGGATCAATACACCGCACAGGGCGTGACAGATCACCATGCCGGCTACCGTCGTGAGCTTGACGATCAGCCAGGCGTCGAAAAGGGAGTCGCGCAGGAACAGGGCCGTGCCCGAACCGATCGCCAGCAGCGCAGCCGGGGTAGCGACCAGGTTGAACACCGCACGAGTCAGATGGGTGTGATCGCGATAGAAGAGTTCGTCGCTGCTGCGGGTTCCCGCCGCGATCATCGCCGGCAGGTATAGCAGCGCACCACACCAGCAAATCAGGGCCATGAAGTGCAGCAGCTTCAGTAGTGGCATCGATGCTCTCCCTTGCTCCGTTCGTTGCCGGTGTCGGTCACGTTTTTGTGACTGTGGTACCGGGCATGAGTTCGGCCCATCTCCGGCAGGGACTTTGCGCACGCAGGCCAATGGAAATAAAGGAACTGCCGCAAGGAGAAGGCGTGAAACAGTGCGGCGCCGCAGCTCGGGTCATGCATTCGGGGCAGCAGGGCACACAGGGTTCCCTTGTAAGGAACAGAGTCCTGCTGCAGTGCAGCGTTCAGCATTTTTCATGTGGTCACAGGGAAACCCTACAGGTGGCGGCCCTGGCTCATGGTGTCGAGAAGAGGAGGAGGGGGCGCAGGAGAGCACCTGCAAAATTACCTGAACGATCATCCACAGCAGTACGTCGGATTCCATGTACACCCCGCCATGGGGTATTCACCCAGCATTGGCCGTCATATTCGGCCCGGAGACGAATCATGGATCTCACTGACGATCGCAAAGAACTTGTCCGCACCCTCAACAAACTGATCGAGACCTGCAAGGACGGTGAGGCCGGTTTCAAGGTCTGTGCCGAGGACATTACTCGCCCGGATATCAAGCAGCTGTTCACACGCCGTTCGCGACAATGCGCCGAGGCGGCTGAGGAGTTGCAGAGAGTCGTACTGGAGAATGGTGGCCAGCCGGAAGATAGCACCAGCATCGGAGCGGATCTGCACCGTCGCTGGGTCGACCTGAAGTCATTGGTCACCGGCAAGGACGAAGCGGCAATCCTCAACGAAGCCGAACGTGGTGAGGACGTGGCCAAGGAGCGTTACAGCGAGGCCCTCGCTCAGAACCTGCCGACCGATATCCGAGCCATCGTGCAGCGCCAATACGAAGGGGTGCTGCGCAATCACGATGAAGTACGGGCGCTGCGCGACGTAGAGCGCGCGCGGAGCTGACTCATCGTCGGCCAGCGGCGCGCCACGCGCCGCCTGGCCCTTAATGCCCGCCCCAGGCTCACTGCGCGAACGTGACGGGAGGCGTA
Protein-coding regions in this window:
- a CDS encoding cytochrome c oxidase assembly protein — its product is MRLIGIALLVSFPGIAAAHGLFDGHLEERLPVWLSALLLGTGWLLYIIGCRKVRPHGREALWMHLAMVITALAVFGPFDDWAENSTSLHMVQHMLFMIVIAPFWALARPLPQWRAALGPKIQPLYASILRSGRYPVALAMLHGAMIWVWHTPSLYMLALENTWWHVVEHACFLFSAWLFWWSCLRASPNQVPHALMAILLTLMHTGLLGALLTFGNTPFYGESRDLADQQLAGLLMWVPGSLVYLAAAGWITWRWLTRIWRRQVAAQDV
- the ctaD gene encoding cytochrome c oxidase subunit I, which codes for MSNDKTDKAHDLDQLHDQFNEVWGNPRGWKALTIVNHSTIGIRFMLTGLGFFLFGGLLAMLVRTQLAIPGYTFLEPDIYNQVFTMHGTVMMFLFAVPMMEGLAVYLIPKMLGARDLVFPRLSALGYWCYLFGGLILCASLLLGIAPKAGWFMYTPLSSAVHTPGPNSDFWLIGITFVEISAVSAGVELVVSILRTRAEGMSLNKMPIYAWYILVMAMMIVVGFPPLILGSILLELERALGMPFFEVARGGDPILWQHLFWLFGHPEVYIIFLPAAGIVSTLLPVFCQRPLVGYRWVVLAILTTGFISFGLWVHHMFTVGIPQLAQAFFSAASMLVAVPTGIQVFAWIATLWLGRPQYHVPMLWLVGFLIIFVCGGLTGVMLALVPFDWQVHDTHFVVAHMHYVLVGGMFFPLLAGIYYWLPHFSGRMPSARLGKWGFWLVFIGFNVTFLIMHWTGLMGMPRRIYTYEAGLGWDLPNLVSSIGSFIMAMGIATILLDIVLHFRFGQPAPKNPWKADTMEWATSLPPCPYNFVSLAKVTQRHPLWENPDLLESIARGEHALTVIDHGRRETWGVEPLTGKVREIIHLPGNSWLPFIASCFIAVVCLGLLSKFYWVSLAATVAALVILFRWSWENGAHPNAAPDAKVQPGEPPLHSRTCDGPGLWGMGVTLLANGALYLALLFGWFYLWTVSPNWLVPDAPVIDQRLLLVSGVLLAVAVLWQRPVLKRLRKGQGEPRTLLTCFVGIAALGLLQSALLLWTLLGGDLAPRATAHDAVIVVLLVYSLVHCLLAAILSALQALRVYHGYVCALTPYEPLVVEQLWQYNLVVLWITYCSVVLFPPTFGGV
- the coxB gene encoding cytochrome c oxidase subunit II, giving the protein MAREVAILWWVMCGFSSVVLLVVTALWVYAMRRAPRQVDAQRARVITLRWLVGGGLILPSASIILLLIFGIPIGHRMLPLPLVGEQPLRIEVIGHQWWWEVRYPDSGVVTANQLHLPVGRPVDLDVTSADVIHAFWVPRLGGKIDMIPGRHNKIRLQADLPGTFRGQCSEFCGTQHTHMILNVQAHEEDDFEAWLQARREPQVTALPGAAGATFAARCGECHRVVGITDGQRAPDLTDLGSRASLGAGVLANEPGAVLRWLQEHQRLKPGNAMPLNDDLDPDHLSAIADWLETLAP
- a CDS encoding DUF2231 domain-containing protein translates to MAEVNEPIVSRAAIAGHPLHPMMIHFPVAALLGLVASDLAYLLLGDPFWARASLWLAGVGAFGGWIASLAGLVDLLTVTSIRRKITAWCHAIIAVMMLSLASLNWLLRYAGAEQGMELWGLYLSLLTALLIAVAAYLGGRLVYEYGVGVDTSV
- a CDS encoding CopD family protein; translated protein: MPLLKLLHFMALICWCGALLYLPAMIAAGTRSSDELFYRDHTHLTRAVFNLVATPAALLAIGSGTALFLRDSLFDAWLIVKLTTVAGMVICHALCGVLILRIERDPQPAVGGQCVSIGVLIATLISLTLWLVLAKPF
- a CDS encoding PA2169 family four-helix-bundle protein is translated as MDLTDDRKELVRTLNKLIETCKDGEAGFKVCAEDITRPDIKQLFTRRSRQCAEAAEELQRVVLENGGQPEDSTSIGADLHRRWVDLKSLVTGKDEAAILNEAERGEDVAKERYSEALAQNLPTDIRAIVQRQYEGVLRNHDEVRALRDVERARS